Within the Mycobacterium gordonae genome, the region GCGGTGGCACCCTGGCATGGCTGGACCGGTACCTGGACACCAGCGGCGCGAGCGCGCTGTTCTTCGTCGGAGTGCTGGTGGTGGCGTTGTTCGGCGGCGTCGGCCCCGCCGTGCTGTCGGGGGTGCTGTCCAGCCTGTTGTTGAACTACTTCCTGACCGCCCCGCGGCACACCTTCACCATCGCCGAGCCATCTGCCGCCGTCACCGAGGTCGTGTTACTGCTGATCGCGGTGGCCGTCGCGGTGCTGGTCGATGGGGCGGCCAAACGCTCGCGCGAGGCGCGCCGCGCCTCCCAGGAGGCCGAACTGCTCACGCTGTTCGCCGGCTCGGTGTTGCGCGGCGCAGACCTGGAAACGCTGCTGGAGCGGGTGCGTGAGACCTACTCGCAGCGTGCGGTGAGCATGCTGCGTGAAGACACCGTCGATGGGCGCACCCGACGGGCTGTCGTCGCGTCCGTGGGCAAGGATGCCTGTGCCACAGTCGATTCCGCTGACACCGCGATCGAGGTGGGCGACGACGAGTTCTGGATGCTGTTGGGTGGGCGACGACTGGCTGCGCGGGATCGCCGGGTGCTGCACGCGGTGGCCACGCAGGCGGCGGGGCTGATCAAGCAGCGCGAACTCGCCGACGAAGCCAGCCGCACCGAAGCGATCGTGCGAGCCGACGAGCTGCGTCGCTCGCTGCTGTCAGCGGTCAGCCACGATCTGCGAACCCCGTTGGCGGCAGCCAAAGTTTCCGTGTCCAGCCTGCGCGCCGGCGACGTCGCGTTCTCGCCCGAGGACACCGCCGAACTGTTGGCCACCATTGAGGAGTCCATCGACTCGCTGACCGCTTTGGTGGGCAACCTGCTCGATTCGTCGCGGTTGGCCGCCGGTGTCATACATCCGGAATTGCACCGGGTGTATCTGGAGGAAGTGGTGCAGCGCGCGCTGGTCAGTATCGGCACAGGCGCCACCGGGTTCTTCCGGTCCGCGATCGACCGGGTGAAGGTCGATGTCGGCGACGCGGTGGTGATGGCCGACGTCGGGTTGCTCGAACGGGTGTTGGCCAACCTGATCGACAACGCGCTGCGTTACGCGCCCGACTGCGTGGTGCGGGTGAATGCGGGTCGAGTGGGTGATCGGGTGCTGATCAACGTCATCGACGAGGGGCCGGGCATCCCGCACGGGGCCGAGGATCAGATCTTCGAAGCGTTTCAGCGCCTCGGCGATCACGACAACACCACGGGCGTGGGCCTGGGCATGTCGGTGGCACGCGGCTTCGTCGAGGCCATGGGTGGGACGATCGCGGCCGGTGACACCCCCGGCGGCGGCCTCACCGTTGTGGTGGATCTGAGCGCAACATGACCAGGGTGCTGGTGATCGACGACGAGCCGCACATCCTGCGGGCTCTGAAGATCAACCTGAGCGTGCGAGGGTACGAGGTGATCACCGCCTCGACCGGGGCTGGGGCATTGCGAGCAGCTGCCGAGCATCCGCCCGAGGTGGTGATCCTGGACCTCGGGCTGCCGGACATCTCGGGGATCGACGTATTGGCGGGCCTACGCGGCTGGCTGTCCGCCCCGGTGATCG harbors:
- a CDS encoding sensor histidine kinase, with product MMVDVTDVSLSEHRTKRGELRIYLGAAPGVGKTYAMLGEAHRRLQRGTDVVAAVIETHGRAKTAELLAGIKTIPPRFIEYRGGSFAELDVPAVLARRPQVVLVDELAHTNTPGSKNAKRWQDVEELLDAGITVISTVNIQHLESLNDVVAQITGIEQKETIPDSIVRQASQVELIDITPEALQRRLSHGNVYAPERIDAALSNYFRRGNLTALRELALLWLADQVDTALAKYRAENKITAMWEARERVVVAVTGGRESETLVRRASRIASKSTAELMVVHVVRGDGLAGLSETRMAKIRELANSLDASLHTVVGDDVPGALLDFAREMNATQLVVGTSRRPRWARIFDEGIGPAIVEHSGKIDVHMVTHEESRRGVRTASISPRERRVASWLAAVLVPSLICGGTLAWLDRYLDTSGASALFFVGVLVVALFGGVGPAVLSGVLSSLLLNYFLTAPRHTFTIAEPSAAVTEVVLLLIAVAVAVLVDGAAKRSREARRASQEAELLTLFAGSVLRGADLETLLERVRETYSQRAVSMLREDTVDGRTRRAVVASVGKDACATVDSADTAIEVGDDEFWMLLGGRRLAARDRRVLHAVATQAAGLIKQRELADEASRTEAIVRADELRRSLLSAVSHDLRTPLAAAKVSVSSLRAGDVAFSPEDTAELLATIEESIDSLTALVGNLLDSSRLAAGVIHPELHRVYLEEVVQRALVSIGTGATGFFRSAIDRVKVDVGDAVVMADVGLLERVLANLIDNALRYAPDCVVRVNAGRVGDRVLINVIDEGPGIPHGAEDQIFEAFQRLGDHDNTTGVGLGMSVARGFVEAMGGTIAAGDTPGGGLTVVVDLSAT